The following coding sequences lie in one Oncorhynchus masou masou isolate Uvic2021 chromosome 20, UVic_Omas_1.1, whole genome shotgun sequence genomic window:
- the odam gene encoding uncharacterized protein odam isoform X1, with translation MKPQTVTVLVCLLGASLSLPIYQQQIGILASNSNEILRLNGLALTGVGFGQTQMQASPFMPQYVIQQQPELGLPQMVNFNPQMGGPFGPQMMFPMQGNQLPPILYANAQQEQPGAPQDPNNPNNPQQPHNPAQGVPQFHQYYPSFSFPQQPGMQGYPYFMSYGYPNYPQPNQNNGQNQLNLEKTPQKTQLPLQQAAQPQAPGKIWPKGFQTEAANPPPDHRGDTVDPGVDEGRPNFSFLFEP, from the exons ATGAAGCCGCAGACTGTAACTGTTTTGGTCTGCCTTCTGGGTGCTAGCCTTTCACTTCCT ATATACCAACAGCAAATTGGAATCCTCGCAAGTAACAGCAATGAG ATCCTGCGGTTGAATGGACTGGCCCTGACAGGTGTAGGCTTTGGGCAAACACAAATGCAG GCGTCTCCATTCATGCCCCAGTACGTGATCCAGCAGCAGCCTGAACTTGGTCTCCCCCAGATGGTGAACTTTAACCCCCAGATGGGAGGCCCTTTCGGCCCCCAGATGATGTTCCCTATGCAGGGGAACCAGCTGCCCCCCATACTGTACGCCAATGCCCAACAGGAGCAGCCTGGGGCCCCCCAGGACCCCAACAACCCCAATAACCCCCAGCAACCACACAACCCTGCACAG GGGGTTCCCCAGTTTCATCAATACTACCCATCATTTTCATTTCCCCAGCAACCAGGAATGCAG GGCTACCCCTACTTCATGTCTTACGGTTACCCCAACTACCCCCAGCCTAACCAGAACAACGGGCAGAACCAGCTGAACTTGGAGAAGACCCCTCAGAAAACACAGCTCCCACTACAG CAAGCTGCCCAACCTCAGGCACCAGGAAAG ATATGGCCTAAAGGATTCCAGACAGAGGCTGCCAACCCTCCACCAGATCACCGTGGAGACACAGTTGACCCTGGAGTAGATGAG ggtcGTCCCAACTTCTCTTTCCTGTTTGAGCCATAG
- the odam gene encoding uncharacterized protein odam isoform X2: MKPQTVTVLVCLLGASLSLPIYQQQIGILASNSNEILRLNGLALTGVGFGQTQMQASPFMPQYVIQQQPELGLPQMVNFNPQMGGPFGPQMMFPMQGNQLPPILYANAQQEQPGAPQDPNNPNNPQQPHNPAQGVPQFHQYYPSFSFPQQPGMQPNQNNGQNQLNLEKTPQKTQLPLQQAAQPQAPGKIWPKGFQTEAANPPPDHRGDTVDPGVDEGRPNFSFLFEP, translated from the exons ATGAAGCCGCAGACTGTAACTGTTTTGGTCTGCCTTCTGGGTGCTAGCCTTTCACTTCCT ATATACCAACAGCAAATTGGAATCCTCGCAAGTAACAGCAATGAG ATCCTGCGGTTGAATGGACTGGCCCTGACAGGTGTAGGCTTTGGGCAAACACAAATGCAG GCGTCTCCATTCATGCCCCAGTACGTGATCCAGCAGCAGCCTGAACTTGGTCTCCCCCAGATGGTGAACTTTAACCCCCAGATGGGAGGCCCTTTCGGCCCCCAGATGATGTTCCCTATGCAGGGGAACCAGCTGCCCCCCATACTGTACGCCAATGCCCAACAGGAGCAGCCTGGGGCCCCCCAGGACCCCAACAACCCCAATAACCCCCAGCAACCACACAACCCTGCACAG GGGGTTCCCCAGTTTCATCAATACTACCCATCATTTTCATTTCCCCAGCAACCAGGAATGCAG CCTAACCAGAACAACGGGCAGAACCAGCTGAACTTGGAGAAGACCCCTCAGAAAACACAGCTCCCACTACAG CAAGCTGCCCAACCTCAGGCACCAGGAAAG ATATGGCCTAAAGGATTCCAGACAGAGGCTGCCAACCCTCCACCAGATCACCGTGGAGACACAGTTGACCCTGGAGTAGATGAG ggtcGTCCCAACTTCTCTTTCCTGTTTGAGCCATAG
- the LOC135506495 gene encoding basic salivary proline-rich protein 1-like produces the protein MEYLCVVILLFSAVATHADPWRQLQQGDSRFLPFGGPQQSPDRHPMRPNGRDPWMKDGSLPPFGGQPIGGGGENSRPIGGGPMWQGWDMGGTGNPGWLDQDQMPPWYPNRPSGGPGSGDTQRLMGGPESGGPLDYPDRDYKRREDEGQWWNQGTMRGDRGSSSPADLPPVTRSDFGYAPNRPGPHPGQGPPRGPGSRWRRPAGPPRGGRPNMRNLDARPDRNPIRPSAVPSGAAGRPQFDDTFFGGRLLQPEMVGNREFIPIFQADNVTLQNASGLPLKEGENIFLLPKGGRGTPPPRQGHKRPQELGFGYPHSSGFQFQPYLKLIYNPSATNKISFEYGITTLLPSFMKAEETKGWEEEEK, from the exons ATGGAGTACCTCTGTGTTGTCATTTTACTTTTCTCAGCTGTGGCTACACAT GCTGACCCATGGAGACAATTGCAACAGGGAGACAGTCGATTCCTCCCATTTGGGGGACCTCAACAAAGTCCAGACAGACACCCTATGAGA CCCAATGGTAGAGATCCCTGGATGAAGGAtggttccctccctccatttggGGGCCAGCCaataggtggaggaggagagaactcTAGACCAATCGGTGGAGGACCTATGTGGCAAGGATGGGATATGGGTGGAACTGGCAACCCAGGATGG CTCGACCAGGATCAAATGCCCCCTTGGTACCCAAACAGACCCTCTGGAGGCCCAGGAAGTGGGGACACTCAGCGACTAATGGGAGGGCCCGAGTCTGGAGGACCCCTCGACTACCCTGATCGGGATTATAAAAGG agagaggatgaaggtcaATGGTGGAACCAGGGAACCATGAGAGGAGACCGAGGATCATCATCCCCTGCCGATCTTCCACCTGTGACC agATCTGACTTTGGGTATGCTCCCAATAGACCTGGACCGCACCCTGGCCAGGGCCCCCCTCGCGGGCCAGGGTCCCGATGGCGTAGACCTGCAGGGCCCCCAAGAGGAGGAAGACCCAACATGAGGAACCTTGATGCAAGG CCTGACAGGAACCCCATCCGCCCCTCAGCTGTTCCATCTGGAGCAGCTGGACGGCCCCAGTTTGATGACACCTTCTTTGGAGGAAGACTGTTGCAACCTGAGATGGTG gGCAACAGAGAATTCATCCCCATCTTTCAG GCTGACAATGTGACTTTACAG AATGCAAGTGGTCTGCCCCTGAAAGAG GGTGAGAACATTTTCCTGCTGCCAAAG GGAGGACGAGGAACACCCCCACCAAGG CAAGGACATAAAAGACCTCAAGAATTAGGG TTTGGATACCCACACTCATCTGGTTTTCAG TTCCAGCCTTACCTGAAGCTCATCTACAACCCCTCTGCTACA AATAAAATCTCATTTGAATATGGGATAACAACCCTT CTCCCATCATTCATGAAG GCTGAAGAGACAAAGGGTTGGGAAGAGGAAGAAAAATAA